A DNA window from Trichosurus vulpecula isolate mTriVul1 chromosome 2, mTriVul1.pri, whole genome shotgun sequence contains the following coding sequences:
- the TLCD5 gene encoding TLC domain-containing protein 5 isoform X2 encodes MAAALCLQVLCSLCGWLSLYLSFCRLNEHRSYEWSCRLVTFTHGVLSIGLSAYIGFIDGPWPFTHPGSPNTPLQVHVLCLTLGYFIFDLGCIWRFAWKKSVKKYHAWRSGRGEDRQLKKNGHLKVH; translated from the exons ATGGCAGCTGCTTTGTGTCTGCAGGTTCTGTGTAGCCTGTGTGGCTGGCTATCGCTCTACCTCTCCTTCTGCCGCTTGAATGAGCATCGGAGCTATGAATGGAGCTGCAGACTGGTTACTTTTACACACGGAGTCCTTTCCATAGGCCTCTCTGCTTATATTGGATTTATTGATGGTCCCTGGCCTTTTACTCACCCAG GATCACCCAACACTCCTCTTCAAGTACATGTTCTGTGTCTCACCCTTGGCTACTTCATCTTTGATCTTGGCTG CATTTGGCGCTTTGCCTGGAAGAAGAGCGTCAAGAAATACCATGCCTGGCGTAGCGGGCGAGGCGAGGACCGACAATTGAAAAAGAACGGACATCTCAAAGTGCATTAA
- the TLCD5 gene encoding TLC domain-containing protein 5 isoform X1 → MAAALCLQVLCSLCGWLSLYLSFCRLNEHRSYEWSCRLVTFTHGVLSIGLSAYIGFIDGPWPFTHPGSPNTPLQVHVLCLTLGYFIFDLGWCIYFQTEGALMLAHHTLSILGIIMALALGESGTEVNAVLFGSEITNPLLQMRWFLRETGHYHSFTGDVVDFLFVALFTGVRIGVGAWLLFCEMASPKPKWFVKAGGVAMYAVSWCFMFSIWRFAWKKSVKKYHAWRSGRGEDRQLKKNGHLKVH, encoded by the exons ATGGCAGCTGCTTTGTGTCTGCAGGTTCTGTGTAGCCTGTGTGGCTGGCTATCGCTCTACCTCTCCTTCTGCCGCTTGAATGAGCATCGGAGCTATGAATGGAGCTGCAGACTGGTTACTTTTACACACGGAGTCCTTTCCATAGGCCTCTCTGCTTATATTGGATTTATTGATGGTCCCTGGCCTTTTACTCACCCAG GATCACCCAACACTCCTCTTCAAGTACATGTTCTGTGTCTCACCCTTGGCTACTTCATCTTTGATCTTGGCTGGTGTATCTACTTCCAGACAGAGGGAGCTCTGATGTTGGCTCACCACACACTGAGTATCTTGGGCATCATCATGGCCCTGGCTCTTGGGGAGTCAGGCACTGAGGTCAATGCTGTTCTCTTTGGCAGTGAGATCACTAACCCATTGCTACAGATGCGATGGTTCCTACGGGAGACAGGGCACTACCACAGTTTCACAGGGGATGTGGTAGACTTTCTCTTTGTGGCTCTGTTCACAGGAGTGAGGATTGGGGTTGGTGCTTGGCTTCTTTTCTGTGAAATGGCCTCACCTAAGCCCAAGTGGTTTGTGAAGGCAGGTGGAGTAGCCATGTATGCTGTGTCCTGGTGTTTCATGTTCAGCATTTGGCGCTTTGCCTGGAAGAAGAGCGTCAAGAAATACCATGCCTGGCGTAGCGGGCGAGGCGAGGACCGACAATTGAAAAAGAACGGACATCTCAAAGTGCATTAA